In Blautia sp. SC05B48, a single genomic region encodes these proteins:
- a CDS encoding response regulator transcription factor, whose translation MFQILIVEDDKELSQLFQKVLEKNGYQVKSAPDGAQALEVLDKEYIDLIISDIMMPVMDGYELVSELRSAGYQIPVLMITAKGNFDDMRQGFLSGSDDYMVKPVNVNEMVLRVGALLRRAQILNEHKIVIGSTEFDYDAMTVTTDKESLVLPKKEFLLLYKLAASPGRTFTKQQLMDEVWGYETEADPHTIEVHIGRIRERFKDNPDFEIVTMRGIGYKVVKK comes from the coding sequence GTGTTTCAGATATTAATTGTAGAAGATGATAAAGAATTAAGCCAGCTATTTCAGAAAGTGCTCGAAAAGAATGGTTATCAGGTTAAAAGTGCACCGGATGGAGCTCAGGCATTAGAAGTATTGGATAAGGAATATATTGATCTGATTATTTCCGATATCATGATGCCGGTTATGGATGGTTATGAGCTGGTGTCGGAACTTCGTTCAGCAGGATACCAGATACCGGTACTTATGATCACTGCAAAAGGAAACTTTGATGACATGCGCCAGGGATTTCTTTCTGGAAGTGATGATTATATGGTAAAACCGGTAAATGTGAATGAAATGGTTTTAAGAGTAGGAGCACTGCTTCGCCGTGCACAGATACTGAATGAACACAAAATTGTGATCGGTTCAACAGAGTTTGATTATGATGCAATGACGGTTACAACTGATAAGGAAAGTCTTGTTTTGCCTAAAAAAGAATTCCTGCTTTTATATAAGCTTGCAGCTTCGCCAGGCAGAACATTTACAAAACAACAGTTGATGGATGAAGTATGGGGATACGAGACGGAGGCAGACCCACATACGATAGAGGTACATATAGGAAGAATCAGAGAGCGTTTTAAAGATAACCCTGATTTTGAAATCGTAACAATGCGTGGAATTGGATACAAGGTGGTGAAAAAATAA